CcctaaaacttgaaattttggaTTAGTTATCAAACTTAAAGCATTATTTCTCATCGAGCCTCTCTCTCCCAGATATCAGGAAGAGAaatatttcacttattttaAAGTGGGCCTTCATCCAAGACTCCAACTCTATTTGTGTGATGACCTTGTGACACAAATACAATTTGCATagtctctcttctctccccaACAGACGAAGAACATCTCATTTGATGAAGTCTTGGATATCTACCTTCACCAAGTTCAATTCGAAGACCGATTTTATGGAGCATTTTTCTTCATGGGCTAGAGATGGTGAAGGGCGTTTCTCTGTACATCATGCatatagcttgcttcaaccTCCCGGGGTCAACTGGTTTCCTCATAATCTTCTTTGGGCTGGAGGTCCTACTAGACGATCCAAAACTCTTGCATGGTTCATTTTATTGGACCGCGTTCAGACTCAGAATAACCTCAAAAGGTCAGGTTTTCACCTTGCGAGTAGATGCCCTCTATGTTGTTGTGCTGAGGAAACTACCACTCACTTGGTATGGTTTTGTCGAGTGTCTCAAGATCTTTATGCACTTACTTGGTCTATGCTCCCCATCgaagtcacaaacatatctacaattTGGGACCTGATCCATGGACCAACTAAAGTGAGACACAAAAATAAATGGCGCACCATCTGGAGAATTTGGCTGTTTACGTTTTGGTGGGTCATTTGGAACTCTAGAAATGATATTACTTATAGAAACGAGGCGGTCTCAGTGGAACGCATGGCTTCCTCCATTTTTTATGACGTTTGGTTAATTTCCCGTAACCTATGGGAAAATACTGGTACATTCAACCTCATACAAGCATTAAGAGCTGATTTGTAGATGTAATCTTTTTcaagttcaactttttgttgggcttatgttaatgttattttcctttctctctctctctctctctcgctctctctctttcaaccTTGATGGTGCATCTCTTGTTTTGGCAagttttccttgattttctaTCAAACTCCAAGGGATTCGAGCtcccatccttcttcttcttcacaaccAACTTGGCTCTTGCCTAAGATTGGTGGATTCTAAGAAGAGAAATGAAGTTGAAATTCAGCGGCTTAGTACCAGGCTACCAGCCCCATGTAAGCTATACGGAGGGCCCTGACTACTGtttattttgctttcctttGCTGCCACAAACATCTGTCTCTATGTAACAAGAACCTTAATTTCGTAAGTAAAGAGATCTTTGTTCAGAAGGCCGGTGGCTGTCCGGTAGATAATAGGAAGATTGCAAATGGAGAATTAAGTGTGCACATTGTATTAATAATTAATCCCCATTAcgtattttagaaaaatatggCAATTTCAGGCCCGGTGCAATCATCCATATACGATAATAGGAAGATTGCTTGAGGCTTTACTAGCTTTAAGGAAAGAAGTTTGGCAATACTGTTAATACATTaatgtgcacatatatatcatttgtATATATACTTGAACCAGGTTATGTTTGTGATCATCGTTGATGGGTAATGATGGGCGTTAATGTGAGAAAGAAGTAATAAAATTTATATGGACATTAATTTGCATATAGCATACTCAATTACAGAAaagtcattaaaaaatattaaaaatgttaaaaacaagtcagtctgaaaaataggaaaaaacgCATCGTTCTCAAAAGGACGGCAAAACTAAAacgcaaaacaaaaaatgtgaacgcatttttttcacattttattcgtttttttgcttcttttttacattttttcagtttcagatgtttatttatctttattcattttcttttcagaattttttaatttttttaaagattagttgtgtttttttttttcagaaaaacagCTCTACCATATTACATTTAAGGAAAACCTTGCAGTTTAAAGTGTGAAGAccatatttgtgactatgatacaTAGAGGTTGTAGTTGAAACAGAAAAGTTTTTCCTGCTTTATAAGTATTACagtttcatgaatcttcatCAACCGTTGGGACAGATTACAGAAACTGTCCCATGTTAATCTTTGTGTTCCTATCATCAAACACCCTCTCAAAAATCATATAGCAGCtccacaacaataaaaaaattgactcAGATGGAAACGAGATAAATGTAATTTCACTCAGATGTTATTATGGACAGCACCTTACGGCATGGATCTCCAGTGACATGATATCAGGCTGAAAGAAACCTATGTTGCTTAATTTCTTGCGACTAACATAACGATAGATCGATGCTTCCAGTGAGACATTGGATCGATCATATCATCCAAAGCTCTGATAACATTCATTTTGACCCTGAGCAGCAACTGAAGGTGCGATGAGGTCATCAATGGTCGATAATCTCTTCCAGACAGcaacggttttttttttttagtacatAAGAGCTGTTTAGAACTACATTAACTAACTATAGGACAAGCTACACCAATTAGATCCTCATCAATCAACCGATGCAAATGACCAAGTGGATTGTTAAGAACGGTCACTCCAAATGATCCTTAAAAGGCCCATGAGGCAAGAAAATCAAGACACATATTAGTTTTTCTGTACGAATGACATAAAACACACTCTCAATCTCGTCTCAACAATTCTTGACACTACTTCACTATTTTAAATAAAGGGTCACGAGGCTGCACTTCATTTAGAACCTTATTCACAGCTAACAAGGACTCTGATTCAATAAAAACTTTACGAAAGCCACGTTCCCAAGCTAATTTCAAGCCATGAAGAATAACAATAAGTTCAGCCTTAGTTATATGACCATAAACCACCAGCCGCTAAGTCACTTGGATTTGTTTTAACAGCCTCATTAACATTCAAGTTAACAAAACCCAAGGGAGGTGACATCCTGGTAATAAAGGTATGAACTTTTCATTGGGATAATTCAAGTTGGGTTTCAGACAGCGTTGTTGTGTTAAAGCGGCCGGACTAATTTTCATATGGTttgcaacaaaaatatgtagACATCTTAAATAACACAAATCATTAATCAATCTGTAACCCATCCCCAACAAGCTCATCATTTACCTGTACTTTCTCATTAATTAAATACATTTACGGTTTGGTTCAAACTGGTCTCATAAAAAAAGGCAGAGGCaagtgtggacaattgcccacacagctCTAGAAATAGTGTTCATTTTAATATGAGAACTTTgtaacagtttttttatttatagacATAtgctccttaaaaatttaaaattgtacAACTAGTATCCCTTAATTATAATATATTGGCCCCGCCCCAATTAAAAAGACTCATAATTTTCTATCATTAGGTCCTTAGTTATTAAAGTTATTGGTATTCAATTCCCGACAAGGCACAGCTTAGGCGGAAGAACTGTcttttaatatatgttattaacTCATTAAATGATCAATCACAAGGTCACGTCCAATGGTTAGATTCTGCACAGGCGAAGattagattttatatatatatatatatacgaatgAGAAGTTTGAATTTGATTATGTAACTAACGATCCTTTTAATAGAGATTAATTATAAAATCCAACTTATAAGTTTTCAATGAGTTCATTTGCGCATCAACCAACTACCTTATATTGGGATACAGAAGCCAAAAAAACGACGATGGTAGGAAGcacttgtaagttgtaaccattcatttcatcaccgCAATCTTGTACTATCATAAAGCTGATCACAATTCGGTCAGCTAGCGGTCAAGCAAAAATTGACGTGCAATGACTAAACGAACATTGGGGCTACAAGATTGGCTAATGCCTGCAAGACATTCCACACTAAAGACGAAGAATTCAACCACCGATCAAGCGCTCTGATCAGGGTCGCCAAGTTGTTTCCACAAATTGAAAAGGACCGCAACTCCATTAATAAACGATTTCTAGTGTACTGGCGACATTGtcttctcaatttcttctcGTTTCATTTCCTTCCGCTAGCTAAGCCGCTGCATGATTTTCTCTTCGCAACATCCAAAAGAAATATTATTCATTCCCCCATTAATTCTGGATCAACGAAACCATTGAAAGTTCGTGGAAGGAGGGCGTAGAACATTCAACCCGTCCAATTTGGAAACCACAATTTCTAGGTCATTGCTCGTCATTGTCGATCTTTCAGTCCAAACGCGGCAAGTACCAATCCTGTATTTCTGATCTATAAATAGCCGATCCCATGCTACCAGCATATGCATCAGACGTTGTAGAAATCTCTCTAATAAGAGGTTAATTAGGAGGTTCTGCAATAAGTCCATTAGTCATGGGTTGCAGTACATTCATTGTGGCAACTTTTGTGCTGGTTTCCCTTCATGGTGCTAGCTGCCGGATGTTGGCTGCTGAGGCCGGCGAGGAGAGCTATGTCCGGGCGGACCTCAGCCAGCTCACCGGTTGCCGGCGTGGGGAAAATAAGGCTGGGCTTGCCTCCCTAAAGCGATACTTGAATCATTTTGGTTACCTTGACAACCAGGGAGCCGATGAGTTCTCAGATGAATTTAACGAGGATCTCGAAGCTGCACTCAGGACCTACCAGATGAATTTCAATCTGAACACCAGCGGAGTCCTGGACGAGGCGACGGTGCAGAAGCTTATCCAGCCCAGATGCGGTGTCCCTGACATTGTCAACGGCACCAACTTGATGAAGTCGGGCCGCCACCGGTACATCCCCGGCGTCGGCCACTTCGTCATGCATTATTCATTCTTTACCAACATGCCCCGGTGGCCGGATTCTCAACGTAATCTCAAGTACACCTTCTCTACCGACAATCAGCAATATGGAGCAGAGCAGCTGAGGTCTGTCTTCTCTGCAGCGTTCGCCAAGTGGGCAGCAGTGTCGCCGTTCCAATTCGCTGAAGCCTATGAGGGCGAAGTAGCCGATTTACAAATTGCTTTCTACAGCGGAGATCATGGAGACGGCCATCCGTTCGATGGGCCGGGTTCCATCCTTGCACATGCATTTGCGCCAACAAATGGAAGGCTTCATTTCGATGCCGATGAGACCTGGCTGCCTGACGCCACCGGGACGAACGGAGTGGATCTCGAATCGGTGGCAGTCCATGAAATCGGCCATCTTCTTGGGCTCGGCCATTCTGCAGACATTAATGCAATCATGTTTCCGACAATTAGAAGAGGAGAGAGGAAGCTGAACCCGAATTCCGACGATGTTCAAGGGATCCAAGTGCTTTATGGCTCCAAGTAAAATACCATTAATGGAGACGACGTATCAGTTGGAGGAGATGATGAAGAAGTACACTTAAGAAGATATACATAGTTCATAATAGGCCAACTTGTTCCTTATAGTTCATTATAGGCCAACTTGGTGTCTTATAGCGTGTCTTGTTCCACATATGTCGAACTGGCACGTACTCATGCCCccttttttctgtatttttaaacaaatgaaatttataagttaatttgttgttttctagtGTTGCCTTCATATAAGTGCTCAAGGTTCGATAAAACATGACTTTAAGTTTAAATCTAGACAACCCAAGAACcaaaaagttatttgaaaataacGATTAGATATCAAGTAGTAATTTCTTATTTGAATGAGTGATTGGCGTTCCCAAAATCATGTATGCATCAGCATAAAACTGCTTCTGAAGATGGTAACGAATTATGTCTCGGATGATGAAAATGTTGCACTGTCAACGCCACAGGTGTACTTCAGTGTAATTATTTGAAAACCCAGTTTTGTTTAAGTTGCAAATTTGCTCAATCCTTGAGTGGGCGTGGATTTGGTTTATCGGCAGGTATAGCAGGATTGGATGGcattgatttggatcttgatagaTCTGAATCTGCTAAACTTAGATAGGTCGTGTTTACGTTGTTTGACAAGCTTGGTGAGGTACGTGTTAATTGAAGTACTATGTTTCGAGTATGATTATTGTCCAGTTTAGAGAGTTATCTGGTGCTTGTTAGTGTAGGGCATCGTAgttaaattttgatttggatttcAGCATATTTAATGATTTTCCTCGGGATAATTAGTTAGAAGTTctattttctacttttttccATTATATGGCGGCGTCGCTTAGCCTTTATATGTTCATGTCTTAAATCTGCGAGTTATAGATCATTCGGTCGAGTCTGGTATAAATATGACGTTGTGCTATGCTACCAAGCTTAGCTAATTTTGGTGACGGGATCTTTTACATTCATACAACACAGTAAAAGCAAGCTTCCTTTAAACTTGCAATGGTGAAACAATCACCGGTATAGCTAGAGCACAGCATCGGTATATGTCGACCGACTCTGCGTGGTGCATATATTTGTAGttcatattattattacaatcaTGCAGTGGCGGAGGGAAACATTTTTGGTTGAAGGGCAGTCATTTCTTCTGTCATATAGTCATGTAGAATGAAGTTTCCACATGATTTTTTTGTAGTGCTTCAAC
Above is a window of Nymphaea colorata isolate Beijing-Zhang1983 chromosome 8, ASM883128v2, whole genome shotgun sequence DNA encoding:
- the LOC116259388 gene encoding metalloendoproteinase 3-MMP-like, whose translation is MGCSTFIVATFVLVSLHGASCRMLAAEAGEESYVRADLSQLTGCRRGENKAGLASLKRYLNHFGYLDNQGADEFSDEFNEDLEAALRTYQMNFNLNTSGVLDEATVQKLIQPRCGVPDIVNGTNLMKSGRHRYIPGVGHFVMHYSFFTNMPRWPDSQRNLKYTFSTDNQQYGAEQLRSVFSAAFAKWAAVSPFQFAEAYEGEVADLQIAFYSGDHGDGHPFDGPGSILAHAFAPTNGRLHFDADETWLPDATGTNGVDLESVAVHEIGHLLGLGHSADINAIMFPTIRRGERKLNPNSDDVQGIQVLYGSK